AATTCCCACTTTAATCCATGAACAGAACGCGCTGCCCAGCCTGACCAACCGGCTGCTGGCCAGATTTGTGACCTCCATCGCACTCTCATACCCTGAGTCAAGCCGCTATTTTCCCGACAATAAGCCGCAGTATGTCATCGGTAATCCGGTCAGACCGGAAATTATGGCAACCGGCAGAGCGGAGGCAATCGAGCGTCTGGCGCTCAATCCAGAACTGAAAACTTTGCTGGTGGTTGGCGGCAGCCGCGGAGCGGAACCGATCAATGAAGCCGTTTTGGCGGTGCTGCCCGATTATTTATGCCAGAGCGGTCAGCAGGTTATTTTTGCCACGGGCAAAGCGCATTTCGCAAAGATTGCGGCAAAACTGGACGCGCTCGGCTACCTGCGGCATAAAAACCTGCATCTGCTGCCTTATTTGTTCGATATGGCAGCCGGCTTGCAGGCGGCCGATCTGATCATCTCCCGTTCCGGCGGTATGATTGCCGAAATCAATCTGGTCGGTATTCCCGCCATCTATATCCCGTCCCCCCATGTGGCGGATAATCACCAGGAATATAATGCCAGGGCGATTGAAAGCCAAGGCGCCGGCGTGATGATTCGGGAAAAGGATCTGACCCCAACGCTGCTGCTGCAGACAATCAACCGGATTTTGTTCGACGAAGAGGAATCGCAGCGGATGCGTCAGGCGGCCCTGGCGATGGCCAAACCGGATGCAACCAGGCAATTTGCCGACTTAGCCTGTCAAATCGCTAAAAAACAGCAATAACAGAAAAAACCGATCGCGGCCAACCAACGCGCACCTGCCTGGCAAAAGGGGAGTTTGCGATCGATCGGATTGATGGAAAACAACCTGCGCTGTGAAGAGGAAGGTGTTTTATATGGAAAATTTGGGTCAATATCAAAAAGTCCATTTTGTCGCCATCGGCGGGATCGGTATGAGTGCTCTGGCGCGTATTTTATTGGGTCGCGGCGTGGCAGTCTCCGGTTCGGATGAAAGCGAATCTCATATCACAGAAGATTTGCGCCGCCTGGGCGCCAAGGTTTACTGCGGTCATCAAGCGGAACAATTGGGCGATGCGGAGCTGGTTGTGGTTTCATCGGCCATTAAATATGAAAATGCGGAAGTGGAAGAAGCCGGGAGGCGGGGCATCCCGATTTGGCACCGTTCCAAACTGCTGAATGTTCTGATGGCGGAAAAAGAAAGCATCACGGTGGCCGGCGCGCATGGGAAAACGACCACCAGCTCGATGCTGACGACGGTCCTGCTCAGTGCCGGCCAAGAGCCCGCCGCAATCCTGGGCGGCGAATTGGCAGAGATCAATGGCAATGCCTGTTGGGGGAAAGGACGCTATCTGGTGGCCGAAGTGGATGAAAGCGACGGCAGTTTCCTCAACCTGAACTACAAATACGCCGTGATCACCAACATTGAAGCCGATCATTTGGACTATTATCCGTCGCTCTGCCATATTGAACAGGCTTTCGTAACGTATTTGAATCAATTGCCGGCCGACGGCTTTGCCATGCTGGGAATCGATTCCGACAGCGTACGCAAAATCATGCCGCAACTGACTTGCTCCTATCTGAGTTATGGTTTTGCCGCCGATGCGCGGCTGCAGGCAACCAAGGTCGTTTTGCAGAATGGTCACAGTCAATTTCAGGTTGTGCTGGATCATGCTGTTTTAGGCGAGATTGAGCTGCAGGTCCCCGGCAGACACAATGTGCAGAATGCTCTGGCTGTTGTGGGAATCTGTCTGCATCTGGGCTTGGGCATGGCCGAGATTCGGCAGGGCCTGGCTGACTTTTGCGGTGCCAAACGGCGTTTTGAAAAAATCGGCAGTATAGGGGAAATCACCGTCATCGAAGATTATTCCCATCACCCGACGGAAATCAAAGCAGCCCTGGCGGCGGCAAGGACCTATCAGCCCAAGCGTCTCGTGGTTGTTTTTCAGCCGCATCTTTATTCCCGCACCAGAAATCTCAGAAATGAGTTCGGCAAAGCCTTTTTTGATGCCGACCTGGTCATTCTGACCGATATCTTTGCCTCAAGAGAAAAAAGACCGGAACCCGGCGTCGATGGTCAAATGCTGGTCGAAGCAGTGCGCGAATGGGATCCGCAAAGACAAGTCATCTATATCGCGGATAAAAAGCAATTGCCGCAGCGGTTGGCACCGCTTTTACGGCCCGGTGATATGGTGATTTTTATGGGAGCCGGTGATATCAATCAATTTGGGATCCCCTTGCTGCAGGAATTGCAAAATTCACTTTCTGCCGGCGGAGAAAATGCAAAAGGAGAAAGCAAATGATGAAAAATGTTGCGGTTTTAGTCGGCAGATCATCGGAAAGAGAAATTTCCTTAAAAACGGCTGCGGGTATTATCGCAGCGCTGCAGTCGCGAGGTTATCGCGCTTATCAAATGGAAATTGACGCGCAGTTACCCGGCGCACTGCAGGCTATGCCGGTCGACGTTGCTTTTATCGCTTCGCACGGCAAATTCGGAGAAGACGGTACTGTCCAGGGTTTATTGGAAATTATGGGGATCCCTTATGTCGGTTCCGGCGTTTTAGCCAGCGCCTTGGCGATGAATAAAATCATGTCGAAGAAAATCTTTGAATTTGCACAAATCAGAACGCCAAAATGGCTGCCTGTTGATCAATATACGGATTTGCAACACATTCGGGAACAAGTGGAGATTGTTTTCAGCGGCGTGGAGCATTTGATTGTGAAACCCGCTTCCCAGGGTTCCTCAATTGGCTTGACCTTGGTGAAAGAACGGCAGGCTCTGCTGCCGGCTCTGCGTTTGGCTTTGCAGTATGACACGGAAGTCTTGATTGAAGAAGCGATCAGCGGCACGGAACTGACCGTGGCCATCTGGGGTAATCGCGAACTAACCGTTTTACCTTGTATTGAAATAGTTTCTGCCCATGAGTTTTATGATTATGAAGCAAAATACGCGCTTAATATGAGCAAGCATATAATTCCCGCCCGCATCGCGCCGGCAGTGGAAGCGGAGGCCAAAGCGCTGGCGGTGCGGGCGCACCGTGCCTTAGGCTGCCGCGGTATTTCACGGTCGGATTTCTTTGCGGACAACGAAGACCGCTGCTGGCTGCTGGAGGTCAATACACTGCCCGGCATGACGGGTACCAGTCTGGTGCCGGATGCAGCCAAGGCAATTGGCTATTCCTACGCGGATTTGGTGGAGAAATTGATCCAGTTGGCTTTGGAAGCATAAGATCATCGCATCGTTGCAGACGAGGGAAGGGGGCAGCGCATTGAAACGGCTCAAACCGCCGCAGATTGGTTGGAAAATTCGATTCCTTTTGCTGCTGCCTTTGCTTTTGCTGCTTTCTCTTTTGCTGCTGCCCATTTTCCGTTTGAGCGAATTAACGATTATCGGCAATGTCAAAGCAGATATCAACGAGATTTACTATGTGTTGGGGGAACCGGTCGGCAAGCCTTTGCTTCTCTTGCGTTTGCAGCCGCTGCAAGCGAAACTTGTCAAAACGCCTTGGATTGCCCGGGCGCAGATTCGCTATCTGTTACCCAATAAAATGCAGATCACGCTCACCGAACGTCAAATCATGGCTTATATTCCTTATCATGGCAATTACCTGGCGATATCCGATGAGGGAATTGCTTTGGAAATTGCAACCCAATTACCGGCGAACGAACAGGCGATCCTGCTGACCGGCATCGAGCTGCCTTTTCTGGGTGTCGGTGACCGCATACCGGCTGAGCCGGATATCAACCGTGTCAAGCTGCTGATCGGGCAGATGAGCGATACATTTAAAAAAATGGTGGCGGAAATCAAGCTGACGGATGCCCGCTATCTCACCATTGTTTCGGTGGATAATTATCGGATACAAGTACAAGGCAACGAAGTCAGCAGCGAACAATTGGATAATCTGCGCACCATTATTCTCCTGCTGCGTGAGAAAAATCAATTGGGTACGATCATTCTGCAGGAAGGAAAACCGGTCTTTATTCCGGACTAAATTCTACCAAAGCAGGTTGAAAAAAGAGCAGCCGAACGCTGCTTTGCTTGCCGTCAGCAAAAACGGCGGCTGTTTCTACAGGATATTCTTTCGGAGAACAGGGAGGAATCCCCCGTCAGCAGGACGAATTTTTAGGCAAAGGCTTTGCGTAAGCCGGTTTTTCAATACGAACAGAGAAAAATCCTGTCAGGCGAGCGATAAAAAGGTAAAATCATCGGCAGCAAGAATTATGAAGAGGAGTGGAGCCCGTGTTGGAAGTTCAATCTGATATGCAGGAAATCACAAAAATTAAGGTCATTGGCGTAGGCGGCGGCGGCAGCAATGCGGTGGACCGCATGATCGCGGCCGGCTTAAAAGGGGTAGAATTTATTGCTGTGAACACAGACGGCGCCGTTTTAGAACACTCTTTGGCGGATCAAAAGCTGCAGATTGGCATGAAATTAACACGCGGTCAGGGGGCGGGCGGCAATCCGGACATCGGTTTGAAAGCGGCCGAGGAGAGCCGGGATGAACTGGCTCGCGTCCTGAAAGGCGCTGATATGGTCTTTGTCACGGCCGGCATGGGCGGCGGTACCGGCACGGGCGCAGCCGCCGTTGTGGCGGATGTGGCCAAAGAATTGGGGGCGCTGACCATCTCCGTCGTGACCAAACCTTTTGCTTTTGAAGGGCGCCGGCGCGCCGCGCAGGCCGATCTTGGCATCACAAGACTGCGGGAAAAAGTGGATGCTCTGATCACCATACCGAATGACCGCCTGATGCAGGTAATCGATAAAAAGACAACCCTGCTTGACGCCTTTAAAATGGTGGATGAAATCCTGCGTCAGGGTGTGCAGGGGATTTCCGACTTAATTGTGGTTCCCGGTATTGTCAACCTGGACTTCGCCGATGTCAAATCGATTATGGTTGATTCCGGTACTGCCATCATGGGCATTGGCTACGGTCAGGGTGAAGGCAGAGCGGTCCAGGCTGCCAAAATGGCGATTTCCAGCCCCTTACTGGAAACATCGATTGAAGGAGCCCGCGGCGTCTTATTGAACATTGCCGGCGGACCGGATTTAACCTTATATGAAACAACGGAAGCTGCCGATATCATTACTCAGGCGGTCGATCCGGATGCCCAGATCATCTGGGGGACTTCGATTGACGAAAAATTGAAAGACCAGGTGCGTCTGGCCGTCGTAGCCACCGGTTTTGACCAGAAACAGCGGTCTCCCTATTTTGATCCGAACAAGAAGCCGGAGATGCGGGACGAGCGGACCATCTCCATGGCAATGAAACAAAACCAGGCCAAATCCGGCGCCGATTTTTCCGTGCCGCCGTTCCTGCAAAAAAAGTAAAAATACCATGACAGCAAAACCCGCTGCTCTCTCTCCTGCGCGCAGGAGAGAGAGCAGCGGGTCTTTTCAAAATGGCGGAACCACCATTTCCCATTTTTTCGGCAATGTCCTGCCGCAAAATCCGGAGCAGCCGGCGGCAGCAGATTCTGACCATTGCTTTTTCTGAAAAGCCGTGCTAACATCATACCATATAGGAAACAAAAGCTTACTCACATTGAAGTTCATCATAGAGAAAGGTTGTCTGAAAATGCCGGAACAAATCAAATTGACTCAAGAACAAGCCGGGCTGCAGCAGGAGATCTTGCAGCCGCAATCACTCTTACCGAATCAGGCAGCACTGCCCGAAAGTGCCGCGCAGCCCAGCCCAACGCCGCTCTGCCGGCACACGCTGATCTTCAACGGTTCTCCCCGTAAAAATGGCAACACAGCCTTCTTAATTGAAAAACTGAAAGAACAATTAAGCGGTGAGGTGCGTGTCGTCAACGCCTATGGCAGCAAGGTCAGTCCCTGCATCGACTGCCGCTATTGCTGGCGCCATACAGGCTGTTCCATTCAGGATGATATGCAGGAAATTTATCGGGAAATTGAAGACAGCGACAACGTGGTAATCGCTTCTGCCATCCAGTTTTCCGAATTATCCGGAGCTTTGCTGGCACTGACCTCCCGTTTGCAGACCTATTATGCCAACCGGCGAATCCGCAAGATCAAACTGCAGATCAAACCGAAACGCGGCGGCATCATCCTTTGCGGCGGCGGCGACGGCAAGGCCGACAGAGCGCGCGCTACCGCCAAGATTCTCCTGCACGAAATGAATGCCAAATTGGTCGGTGAAGCGGTTTCTCTCGCAACCGATCGCCTCGCTGCCGCTTTCGATGAAAAAGCGCTGCAAGCGGTGGCGGAACTGGCGGAGAAACTGAATGACGCAGTGAGAGAATGAGCATCGTTCAGTGGATCGCCAGCCTGCTTTGTGCCGTTTTGCTGGTTTGCCGCATCAGCCGCAGGCAGAATCAGCCGGCAGCGGAAAATCGGCTCTTGCACAGGCGCCCCAATGACGCGGTTTTGCCAAACAGCGCTGCCGCACCGCAGACAATTCATCGCTGGCACGGTCTGCGGCTGGCCGCATGGAAGGGTGGCTTTTCGATCCGGATTTGTGTGTCTCTTTTTCCGGGGCCCGCAAATCCATGCCGGATTTCGGTTATGGCAGCTGTGAGACGTTGTCGGGGCTCGAAAACAGCTGCCGTGAGCAGCCTTTCCGTGCCTTTGCGGAATACGAGCGGGTAAAAAAAGAGCGTCAATTGGTGACACGGTTGGTTGCGAAAAAGAATTAAGCAACCAAACCTTCTCTTGCTCGAAAAAAATCTGTTTGTTGGAATGAATCGAATGACAGCGGAGTGAGGCGAAACAAAATGGCAACAGAATATTTTATGCAAAGCGAGCGTATTGGTTTTCGGCACTGGCGCCCGGAAGATCTGCCGTTGGCGCGCCGCTTATGGGGTGATGCCGCTGTGACACAATGGATTTGCGCCAGCGGCCGCTTCAGCGAAGCGGAAATCAGCGCCAGACTGACCAAAGAAATTGAAAATCAGCAAATTCATCAGATGCAGTATTGGCCGATCTTTCTGTTGAAAACGGAGGAATTCTTAGGCTGCTGCGGTTTACGCCCCTATGCGCCGGAGCAGGGCATCCTGGAAATCGGGGTGCATCTGGTGCGCCGGCAGTGGGGAAAAGGGTTGGCGACCGAAGCGGCGCGGCGCGTCATGACATACGCCGCGGAAGTTCTGCGGGCCAAAGCGCTTTTTGCCGGCCACCACCCCAAGAACAGCGGCTCCCAAAAAGTCCTGCAGGGATTGGGCTTTTGTTATCTGAAAGACGAATTTTATGCGCCAACCGGCTTGCTGCACCCATCCTATCTCTTTTGGATCCAAAAGGATTCTTGACAGTCGCTACCGCCAATGCTAAAATATGACAAAATAAGCTTGGGAGATGTAAGGATGCGCAGCGAAGCTTGCAACAATCGGATAAAAAATAAAAGCGGCGGCAGAGCCGTTGTTTCTTTGTGTTAAAAAAGCAAGAGAGCAGCTACCGCCTGACAAAACAGGGAAACCGGATTTTTCTGAAAGAAAGATCCGGAGGCGTTGCCTGACCTTGCAGCAGACTGCAAGAAACTGCTTTCTTGCGGTCTTTTCACGAGATGAGCTGAAATAATGGCTTTGTGCCGCCGCATCCGGCTTGCAGAAATCCTTTTGCAGGGCAGCAGAGAGAGAGAGAGGAGGAAACGCGATGACGCAGGAGGAAGCGACCGCACTCGCCCGGCTTGTCTTGGCAGCTCAGCGCAAAGACGAAGCAGCCTTTGAGCAATTGGTTCATCTCTACGAAAAAAAAGTCTATCGATTGGCTTATCGCATGGCTGACAATCCCGATGACGCCCTGGAAATGACGCAGGAGATTTTCCTGAAACTCTACCGTTCCCTCAACAGTTTTAAAGGGGAATCCACTTTCAATACCTGGTTTTATCGCCTGGCTGTCAACGCCTGCCTCGATTTTTTGCGAAAACGACAGCGGGTGGAGAAGGTCGCGTCCTTTAGTTTGAATCAAAAGGACATTTTTGAAAAGGAGACGGAGCCGAGCGATGCCGCGCCGCTGCCGCAGGAGCTTTTGGAACGCGCCGATCTGCAGTTTTTAGTGCAGGAAGCCTTAAAATTGCTCAATCCGGATCAGAAAATCATCCTGATCCTCTGCGATATCGAAAACAGAAGTTACGAAGAAATTGCAGAGCTGCTGCAATGCAAATTAGGCACGGTCAAATCCCGTATTTCCCGCGCCCGTTGCGCTCTGCGGCAGATCATCATCGACCAAGCGGAACTTTTTCAGGGTTATCTGCGTCATACTGATCAGAAAGGAGGTTCCGAATGATGAATTGTCAGGATTGCAGAACAGAATTGTCTGCTGTTATAGCCCTGCCGGAAGAGCAATGGTCCCCGGAACTCAGACAGCACCTGGCGGAATGCGCCGCGTGCCGTCAGGAATTTCTTTGGCTGCAGAAAGTTCAGGCTGCAATCAGAGCGGATCATCCGGCGGAACTTCCCCCAAATCTGCATCGCAGTATCATGGCGGCCATCGCTGGCGAAAAATTGACGGCGGCTGCCGCGGCAAAGCAAACAGCTGACAGCGCCAAAACGAGAGCGGTCCCGGTAAAAAGAGCAAAACAGCATCGGCGGTTTTGGACTGCCGCCGCGATCGCGGCAATCGCCGCGGTTGCGATGCTGATCCAGACTTCCGGACTTCTGGTTCGGCCGGAGCAGACGGTTGCAGAGGCTGGTATCACGGATACGGCAAAAGAAAAAGGTACGGCTGCGGACACAAGCGCAGGCACGGAACCGGTGGAAAAAACAGGGCAGGGGATCAATCGACCGGACCAGCCGGGAGCCGCTCTGACTGTGCCGATGCTACCGGAAGTGAGTGAACCGCCGACCGGCAGCGGGACCACAGACAGCGTGACCACAGACAGCGTGGCCACAGACAGCGTGGCTACAGACAGCGTGACCACAGACAGCGGGACCATAGACAGCGTGACCATAGACAGCGGGACCATAGGCAGCAAGACCATCGCTGCGGGCGAAGCGGCAGGCAGCCAAATACCGGCTGAACCCCCCCGGGCGAACCCCAGCGATCCGCTTCTGGCAAGCCCGGCACCGCTGCCGCCGGAAGCAAACGCTGCCGGTCCGGACAGCACGGTAGAATCGACCGCACTCTCCGGCATCGCGGCGGTAACGCCGGCCGATCCGCTGCAGGCTGAACCGCGCAGCGTGCAAATCCAAATAGACCAGGCGCTGCAGGAACTGATTTTAACGGCGGTAAAGGACAGCGCCTTGCCTTTTGAACTCATAAAGGCTACCGCAGCAGGATCTCTGACAGAATTAAAAATAGAAGGAACCGGGGAGGAACTCGTCGAACTCTTGCAGGGAATCGTGATTCCTGCCGGTTCTACGGTTTTGTTACCTGCCTTCAGTTTACAGCCGACGCAAGATTCGGAGAAACCAGCCGACCAAAGCGAGGTCATTGTCTATCCGATCGGTTCTCGCTGCGTAACCTTAGAGGCAGGAACGGTCTATCAATTGAGTTTTGAGTTTCAAGTTAAATAATGCTGAGCAGAAAGGCAGGAGAAATTATTCCCTGCCTTTTTACGTGAGATCGTTTGGCAAAGGAAACGATCGGGAGGAGAAAAGTATGACAAAAGACAAAACAATGGAGCGGCAATTTGTGGATTCACCGGAATACCTGGCCAAGAAAGAATATTTCAAACAATTCATTACTGTTTACGGTAAAAAAACAGTCCATGATCTCTTGGCTTTCCATGCCGATGTCAAAGTGGAACGGGTTTTGGTCGCCAAAGACAGCCGTTCCGAAGCAATTCGCGAAATCGTACAGCTGGCAAATCAACGTAAAATTACGGTGAAAGAAATGGACCGCGATCAGCTTTCCCGTATATCCAAAAACAAAGATGAGGATCAGGGTGTGGTGGCGGATGTGGTTGGTAAAATCGATCACAATTGGTCTGCCTGGTTGGCTGTGGCGCCGGCCAATGCCCGTTTGATTGCCCTGGACGGCATTACTACCCCGGCGAACCTGGGCATGATCATTCGTTCTGCGGTGGCCTCCGGCCTGGATGGCCTTTTGATTCCGGAAGCGGGTATGCCCAGCATCAATCAACCCTTTGTGATCAAAGCGGCAGCCGCAACCGTTTTCCAGGCGAATATCTACCGCCATCCCACCTTGTTGGAAGCGCTGCAGCAGGCTGTCACAGCCGGTTTTACCGTCTACGGCTTATCCGGCGACGCCAAAGGCAAAAATCTTTTCGGCACGAAGTTTGCCGAAAAAGCGATTTTTGTTTTGGGTAACGAAAGTGTCGGTATTTCTCCGGAAGTACGTGAGGTTTGTCAGCAATTGATCACCATTCCCATGGCCGCAAAAGTGGAATCACTCAATGTTTCCGCTGCGGCGACCCTCGTCAGCTACGCTGTTTCCAATGCCGGTTTTCTGAATCAACAACAGTAATCGGCTTAAAAGTGAAATAGCGTTAGCTTGCTCAAATCCACCTTCAGGTTCCACTGATCCGGATGACAAAAAACCATACTGTGAGGAAAAGGAGAGATTTTTATGCCGTTCACGAAACAAACCATCGATGGCAATACCGCGGCTGCCCATGTTGCTTATGCCTTTAGTGATCTTGCGGCGCTCTATCCGATTACCCCTTCCACCACCATGGGGGAGGTCTGCGATGAATGGGCTGCCGCCGGCCGCAAGAATTTATTCGGACAAACCCTCAAAATCACCGAAATGCAGTCGGAAGCCGGTGCCGCCGGAGCAGTGCACGGCGCGTTGAGTGCCGGCGCCATGACCACCACCTTTACCGCTTCGCAGGGTCTGCTCCTGATGATTCCCAATATGTATAAAATTGCCGGTGAAATGCTGCCGACCGTGTTCCACGTTTCGGCGCGTGCCATCGCCAGCCATGCCTTATCCATCTTTGGTGATCATCAGGATGTCATGGCCACCCGCCAGACCGGCTTTGTCATGTTGGCTTCCGCTTCCGTGCAGGAAGTGATGGACTTGGCTTTGGTGGCTCATCTTGCCACCTTGAAAGCCCACCTGCCTTTCCTGCATTTCTTCGACGGTTTCCGCACCTCGCATGAAATCCAAAAAATTGAACTGATTGATTATGAGGAAATGGCAAAACTGATCGACTGGAACGAAGTCAAAGCCTTCCGCGCCCGGGCGCTTAACCCGGAACACCCGGTGCAGCATGGCACCGCTCAAAATGCCGATATCTATTTCCAGGGCCGCGAAGCAGCCAACTCTTATTATCAGGCGGTTCCGGCGATCGTGACGGAAATGATGCAGAAAGTCGGTGAACTGACCGGCCGGCATTATCAGCCGTTTGATTATATCGGCGCTGCGGATGCCAGTGAAATCATCGTTGCCATGGGATCCTCCTGTGAAACCATTGAAGAAACGGTCAATTATCTGCTCGGTCAGGGACAGAAAATCGGTTTGATCAAAGTCCGCTTATACCGTCCCTTCTCCAGCCGGGATTTCCTGCGCGTGCTGCCGAAAACCGTAGAAAAAATAGCCGTTCTGGATCGCACCAAGGAACCCGGCTCTCTGGGAGAACCGCTCTATCTCGACGTCTGCGCTGTCTTTGCCAACCAAGCGGAGCACCCCCAGGTCGTGGGGGGGCGTTACGGCCTGGGGTCCAAAGATCTGACTCCTTCCATGGTCAATGCGGTTTATCAGAATCTGCACCAGGCGCAGCCGAAAAACGGCTTCACGGTAGGAA
This genomic stretch from Negativicutes bacterium harbors:
- a CDS encoding flavodoxin family protein, yielding MPEQIKLTQEQAGLQQEILQPQSLLPNQAALPESAAQPSPTPLCRHTLIFNGSPRKNGNTAFLIEKLKEQLSGEVRVVNAYGSKVSPCIDCRYCWRHTGCSIQDDMQEIYREIEDSDNVVIASAIQFSELSGALLALTSRLQTYYANRRIRKIKLQIKPKRGGIILCGGGDGKADRARATAKILLHEMNAKLVGEAVSLATDRLAAAFDEKALQAVAELAEKLNDAVRE
- a CDS encoding sigma-70 family RNA polymerase sigma factor, whose translation is MTQEEATALARLVLAAQRKDEAAFEQLVHLYEKKVYRLAYRMADNPDDALEMTQEIFLKLYRSLNSFKGESTFNTWFYRLAVNACLDFLRKRQRVEKVASFSLNQKDIFEKETEPSDAAPLPQELLERADLQFLVQEALKLLNPDQKIILILCDIENRSYEEIAELLQCKLGTVKSRISRARCALRQIIIDQAELFQGYLRHTDQKGGSE
- a CDS encoding D-alanine--D-alanine ligase — translated: MKNVAVLVGRSSEREISLKTAAGIIAALQSRGYRAYQMEIDAQLPGALQAMPVDVAFIASHGKFGEDGTVQGLLEIMGIPYVGSGVLASALAMNKIMSKKIFEFAQIRTPKWLPVDQYTDLQHIREQVEIVFSGVEHLIVKPASQGSSIGLTLVKERQALLPALRLALQYDTEVLIEEAISGTELTVAIWGNRELTVLPCIEIVSAHEFYDYEAKYALNMSKHIIPARIAPAVEAEAKALAVRAHRALGCRGISRSDFFADNEDRCWLLEVNTLPGMTGTSLVPDAAKAIGYSYADLVEKLIQLALEA
- a CDS encoding RNA methyltransferase, with the translated sequence MTKDKTMERQFVDSPEYLAKKEYFKQFITVYGKKTVHDLLAFHADVKVERVLVAKDSRSEAIREIVQLANQRKITVKEMDRDQLSRISKNKDEDQGVVADVVGKIDHNWSAWLAVAPANARLIALDGITTPANLGMIIRSAVASGLDGLLIPEAGMPSINQPFVIKAAAATVFQANIYRHPTLLEALQQAVTAGFTVYGLSGDAKGKNLFGTKFAEKAIFVLGNESVGISPEVREVCQQLITIPMAAKVESLNVSAAATLVSYAVSNAGFLNQQQ
- the murC gene encoding UDP-N-acetylmuramate--L-alanine ligase yields the protein MENLGQYQKVHFVAIGGIGMSALARILLGRGVAVSGSDESESHITEDLRRLGAKVYCGHQAEQLGDAELVVVSSAIKYENAEVEEAGRRGIPIWHRSKLLNVLMAEKESITVAGAHGKTTTSSMLTTVLLSAGQEPAAILGGELAEINGNACWGKGRYLVAEVDESDGSFLNLNYKYAVITNIEADHLDYYPSLCHIEQAFVTYLNQLPADGFAMLGIDSDSVRKIMPQLTCSYLSYGFAADARLQATKVVLQNGHSQFQVVLDHAVLGEIELQVPGRHNVQNALAVVGICLHLGLGMAEIRQGLADFCGAKRRFEKIGSIGEITVIEDYSHHPTEIKAALAAARTYQPKRLVVVFQPHLYSRTRNLRNEFGKAFFDADLVILTDIFASREKRPEPGVDGQMLVEAVREWDPQRQVIYIADKKQLPQRLAPLLRPGDMVIFMGAGDINQFGIPLLQELQNSLSAGGENAKGESK
- the ftsZ gene encoding cell division protein FtsZ gives rise to the protein MLEVQSDMQEITKIKVIGVGGGGSNAVDRMIAAGLKGVEFIAVNTDGAVLEHSLADQKLQIGMKLTRGQGAGGNPDIGLKAAEESRDELARVLKGADMVFVTAGMGGGTGTGAAAVVADVAKELGALTISVVTKPFAFEGRRRAAQADLGITRLREKVDALITIPNDRLMQVIDKKTTLLDAFKMVDEILRQGVQGISDLIVVPGIVNLDFADVKSIMVDSGTAIMGIGYGQGEGRAVQAAKMAISSPLLETSIEGARGVLLNIAGGPDLTLYETTEAADIITQAVDPDAQIIWGTSIDEKLKDQVRLAVVATGFDQKQRSPYFDPNKKPEMRDERTISMAMKQNQAKSGADFSVPPFLQKK
- a CDS encoding FtsQ-type POTRA domain-containing protein — its product is MKRLKPPQIGWKIRFLLLLPLLLLLSLLLLPIFRLSELTIIGNVKADINEIYYVLGEPVGKPLLLLRLQPLQAKLVKTPWIARAQIRYLLPNKMQITLTERQIMAYIPYHGNYLAISDEGIALEIATQLPANEQAILLTGIELPFLGVGDRIPAEPDINRVKLLIGQMSDTFKKMVAEIKLTDARYLTIVSVDNYRIQVQGNEVSSEQLDNLRTIILLLREKNQLGTIILQEGKPVFIPD
- the murG gene encoding undecaprenyldiphospho-muramoylpentapeptide beta-N-acetylglucosaminyltransferase, with product MRLVVTGGGTGGHINPAIALIKELQARPEPLQVLYLGTQRGMESELVMQEGIPFSVISSRGFQRKISVDTLKTIVTAANGFFQAHAYLKEFRPDVAVGTGGYVAGPVILQAALMGIPTLIHEQNALPSLTNRLLARFVTSIALSYPESSRYFPDNKPQYVIGNPVRPEIMATGRAEAIERLALNPELKTLLVVGGSRGAEPINEAVLAVLPDYLCQSGQQVIFATGKAHFAKIAAKLDALGYLRHKNLHLLPYLFDMAAGLQAADLIISRSGGMIAEINLVGIPAIYIPSPHVADNHQEYNARAIESQGAGVMIREKDLTPTLLLQTINRILFDEEESQRMRQAALAMAKPDATRQFADLACQIAKKQQ
- a CDS encoding GNAT family N-acetyltransferase, translated to MATEYFMQSERIGFRHWRPEDLPLARRLWGDAAVTQWICASGRFSEAEISARLTKEIENQQIHQMQYWPIFLLKTEEFLGCCGLRPYAPEQGILEIGVHLVRRQWGKGLATEAARRVMTYAAEVLRAKALFAGHHPKNSGSQKVLQGLGFCYLKDEFYAPTGLLHPSYLFWIQKDS